One Pogona vitticeps strain Pit_001003342236 chromosome ZW-PAR, PviZW2.1, whole genome shotgun sequence genomic window, CAAGCCTGTGGGAGGTTTTCCATCCGACCCGCCCAATCTGACGTAAACAGTATCAGCCAGATAACTGgtttcataatttattttaaatatttttaacccgcctatctcctttttttaaaaaaggggtcccaaggcagcttacatcattaaaaacacatgcTTAAGAGCCCAAAACAGTAAATGATTCAAATGTAAAAGAACGCAGTGGCACTTTAGGATGCTTAGGGGAAAAAAGGGTTAAATCTGAAGAACTTAATGGAATATTTTCTGGTTAGCAAAGTTAAGAGACGAAGGTTGAAGGGATGAtttctctgagcatgtgcagagtgcctccaGGACTCTACAGGTATACCGAGAGTCCCATCAAGTGGAGAGGAAGGGATCTTGTATTTATTGGGATTTTCTCTCCGGTGGACAGACCCCAGGGGTGGGTGTCAGTTCTGACCCTGTGACACACACGCAGCTCTGCCATCCCCCACCCAGTTACCACCCAGGTGTTTTAGATCACAAAACCCATCAGCAACAGCCAGGAGAATCAACATTCCAGAATGCTGGGTGTTGTAGTGCAACATAACCCAGAGGGcacaaagtaaaaaaagaactggttgttgtaggtttttcgggctgtttggccatgttcccgaggtttctcttcctaatgtttcacccgtctctgtggccggcatcttcagaggacaggagtcggaactctgtctgtgttctggtgtagtgtgtgggattgttgagtatttgtagctgtgggatcagggtttttttcttttcaggagactgggtgattatggtgatcagggtgttatgggtgtattgttcaGATAAGGAgggatctgtcactgtgattgatgtgtgTCGTTGGCTAGTATTTTGTCTACAGTGACCACCGGTCCTTGGGGCTGGATAAGAGTTCATCctcctttttgcaggctgtatttttcagtgctgggagccaggctttgttgagttttagacttacTTTTTTGTTGAAGAAAATCTGCTCTGTCTTCTACAACAAAGCTGTGGAACCTTGCCCTCTTAggatgattatcatcatcatcatctcagaactgcccATCTGGAAGGGACGGTAgagatcatcaagttcagcctgTGATAAGGAGACCCTGgcggaaatcaaactcccaacctttggctctgcgtCCAGAGATCTAAAACAAGCCCGCAACCCATAATCCCCAATTTTAAACATTTCGGCTTTAGGACTGATAGGACATAAAATCTAAGGGGTCTTGAGAGCCTAAGATTCTCCATTTCATTTTATGCTATATACCCTTTTCACACTTTTATATGTCCACCtaaaaataccatgtttccctgaaaataagagagggtcttatattaatttttgctccaaaaatgcattagggcttattttcaggggatgttttgttttatagtcatgtcatctggttgctgcacaacagtggagggcagggtttcacttaactagggcttatttttttggggggggaataggtcttattttcagggaaacagtataATTCTCAGATTGACTAGAAAAACTTCAGCAGCTGAGAAATCATGGCCTGGTGAAAAATGCAGGTAAGAAAAATATATTCTACAGATGCTAAAGGGACACTGAACTTACACTCATTGGAAGGTGGGACATAGGGACCCGAAATGGATCACCTGAGGGGGAGGACACGCATGGCTTGAAAAGAGTTGGGTTTTGAATGGGCAATTTAGAGCCGTTGGCTTTACAAAAGTCCTGCTCCTGATTGGTGGATATAGCTCAGGGGTTCTTTCTGCATTAGGAATGTGTTTTTGCAGTGGGGTGTCTATGGGGAGTGCCatgataaacacacacacacacacacatacacacacacacacacacacaccatgctttACAACTTTGCCAACTTTACAACATTGCCCACCTGTAGGTCATcctgcttctttccttctcttctacaGATGTATTTCTATTTCTCCGACCAAGTGGTCCTTCTGTTTGACTTCTGGAACGTCCGCAGCCCGGCGGGTAAGAAAGCAAACCCGCTTATCTGCgtaaaatagaagctgttcggcCAAACCAGAGAGCTTCTTGAAGGACAGCGAGGGATGAGATGAAACCTTAGCCCCAGAAAAACCAGGCCGTCTGAAAGAGGGCTGTGTTCCTCGGGACGCCCGAGGCCTCCGACCAAGGCTCGGCTGGCTTCACCCTCTTGTCCAGGACCAGCACGAAACGGTCCAAGAGCCACCGGGGGAAGGAACGCCATCACCTCCTTAACCGATGGGCAGGTGGACTTTGGGTCTCTGCTCCTCCATTTTGTTCTGTTCCCAGTGAGTTTGGGAATCAGAGACTCCAAGGTCTACCTGTACTTGGTTGCTTTATGTGTGTGAAAACTTATTTTCTCCAGGCGCACCCTTTGGGGCGCCTCCTTCGTGCTAGGCCTGAAACGGGTCCGCAGCTGTGAGTAAATAATCATTAGCTAAATTACATGCCTTGATTCCCGTCTTGAATGACAGGAACCTCCGCCAACCGGCTCCAACCTCTTCCCAGCTTTTAGTCCGAACGGCCGATGGAGTGGAGGCTGCAGCTGGGAATGTTGCACGAACGCCCCGCCACTCCAGTGTGGCTGGATGGCCAAGCGGCGGGCTGGGGTGGGACTGGGCCCTCCTCCAGGTTTCCCCGGACTCCGATTCCCATCATCCATCACTAGAGGCTGCACTGGTTAATCCTGATAGGGGTTGTTGTCGTTCAACACTCCTAGACCACATTGGTAATAAGGATCCATTTCCCAGCACATAAGAGCAGTTGAAAATATCACTTTTCTACGCCGTGTTTCAAAGCCAAGGTGTTTACGCCCAGCCACCCAAACCATCAGCTTCCACTGAAGGGTCGGTCAGCTCTCTGGGGTCGGCTCTCTTCCcacctctctgttttctttcGGCAGGCATGGTCCTGTCGGTGGTGGTGATCCTCCTGCTGGCTCTTCTCTATGAAGCCATCAAAGTAGCCAAAGCGAAGGTGATCCTGCGGATGATGCCGGCTTTGGTTCCCAGCGTTAGCCAGGAGACCTTAAGAGAGCCGGAACAGGCCTCCATCAACGCAGGCCTGGAGCAGCCGGCCGGCACCTCGAAGAAGtaaggaaaagaggggaaaaggctGGAAAGGGGAAATGACGCCCTTCCCCAACCTCTCCCGGGGTCAAGATCCAGGGGTTTTCTCTGGTTCCCCCACAGGGTGCCAATTCATTGCCATCCATGCCAGGGAAAGAGCTGAAAGGCACCATGTTAGCATTCCAATCAGACCCATTTAGAATTTGCTATTTTCACTGGTTCAGATAATAAAATGTTGGTTTTTTAAGATGGTAAGTGGGAGGAGGCACACGATGTAACACAAAGGAAAGACCAAAGCAGGGCAGGAGAGGAGGCAtccacctacagtggtgcctcgcttgacgaggataatctgttccagcgaaattgctgtaaagtgaaatccttgtcaagagaaataaaaaagcccattgaaaactggttcaatgcgttccaatgggctaaatacctcatcgtacagcgaagatccttcatagggtggccattttcaggtgcctgtaaagcaaaaaatccatcctaaaaacagcagggagccattttgcacagcgggcggccatttttagagcggccgatcagctgttttaaaaacatctttaggcgaaaaatcagttcccgaagcagggaaccgatcatcggtaagcgaattttcccccttaaaacatcgttttgcgatcacaaaaacctcatcgtcaagcggatttgtcgtttaatgaggcaatcattaagcaaggcaccactgtacttgatcaTAGGCTTAGGACCGTGGTATGATGGTGCTTCAGCAGGCGTTTGCGTCTTTGATTTTGGTTGGGTTTTCCTTTGAACGAACTACTGGCCCCTACATGACACTCGCCTGGAGCAAACGAGAGGCAACAAAGGGCAGAG contains:
- the SLC31A2 gene encoding protein SLC31A2 isoform X1, producing MMPMYFYFSDQVVLLFDFWNVRSPAGMVLSVVVILLLALLYEAIKVAKAKVILRMMPALVPSVSQETLREPEQASINAGLEQPAGTSKNPFLWHVAQTLLHIAHVVLGYLVMLAVMSYNAWVFLGAIVGSTVGYYVAYPFLSIQ
- the SLC31A2 gene encoding protein SLC31A2 isoform X2: MYFYFSDQVVLLFDFWNVRSPAGMVLSVVVILLLALLYEAIKVAKAKVILRMMPALVPSVSQETLREPEQASINAGLEQPAGTSKNPFLWHVAQTLLHIAHVVLGYLVMLAVMSYNAWVFLGAIVGSTVGYYVAYPFLSIQ